One window of the Dreissena polymorpha isolate Duluth1 chromosome 5, UMN_Dpol_1.0, whole genome shotgun sequence genome contains the following:
- the LOC127880712 gene encoding FMRFamide-activated amiloride-sensitive sodium channel-like → MSMTRVHCSCGTPMCTSNGYVPIAKDRHDRFKLRDRGHKPEPMKFEGFTKYLTHHDDHTTSKGPKRKKQKQASALRIMSELGSESNAHGLAKIATSVTTKRKVLWSLLVIIGFTAATMQLSLLVSKFLAYQVVEVSQMKEGMPVEFPSVTLCNIATISLTKVNELIIRNETDIMSWFTFIKNAKFGEHTDRMDSHQAFYENLPEVGKAIGHSIDNFVISCRFNTKPCSSANFTLYFDGKNYYNCFTFNSGYDEVKKEPKEQKLLMHTTGPQNGLSVILSLENDNPPAGAYGLYDVKNHIAFSGGVRAQVHAPNTMPSPADHGFDVPPGYSTSVGLKAVLHARLPNPHGNCTYNHLEGDRSYRNTIFSCLQLCKQRILVHWCGCKTAALPMYKETDPKKQNLPFCGAIKNWRNTEAYLNKSRVDIDTLKCEEDLLNNLNNDRSYENKCNCFQPCDETSYQKSISLSYWPLEFYQLDALRNLYQNNTITSSLIKEVREKMDNLQSRFDQYLLENRREEYNQTDLDTLIRASTVVRQNLIRLNIYLEDLSVVEFKQMPAYELADLFADIGGTLGLWMGISVLTIMELVELLIRVTMLLFDSESSTVNSSLDVGDTKESQSMLNINHDNSISNKYNHFQYDKPFFHQPIARTAESPI, encoded by the coding sequence GGGCCATAAACCTGAGCCAATGAAGTTTGAAGGGTTTACAAAGTACCTTACACACCATGATGACCACACAACAAGCAAAGGACCCAAGAGGAAGAAGCAAAAGCAAGCATCGGCCCTGAGAATCATGTCCGAGCTTGGATCGGAGAGTAATGCTCATGGACTTGCAAAGATTGCCACTTCAGTGACGACGAAGCGTAAGGTGCTCTGGTCGCTTTTGGTGATAATTGGTTTCACTGCCGCCACCATGCAACTGTCGCTTCTCGTCTCAAAGTTTCTGGCGTATCAAGTGGTAGAGGTGTCTCAAATGAAGGAAGGCATGCCAGTGGAGTTTCCGTCCGTGACCTTGTGTAACATAGCAACCATCTCCTTAACCAAGGTCAATGAGCTTATCATTCGAAATGAAACAGACATAATGTCTTGGTTCACATTTATTAAGAACGCAAAGTTTGGCGAACATACTGATCGTATGGATTCGCACCAAGCGTTTTATGAGAACCTGCCTGAGGTTGGCAAAGCTATCGGTCACAGTATTGACAACTTTGTTATCAGCTGCAGGTTCAACACAAAGCCATGCAGCTCAGCCAATTTCACTTTGTACTTTGATGGCAAAAATTACTACAACTGCTTCACCTTCAACAGCGGGTATGATGAGGTAAAGAAAGAACCGAAAGAGCAAAAGCTTCTAATGCATACAACAGGACCACAAAACGGCTTGTCAGTGATATTATCTCTCGAAAATGATAACCCTCCTGCCGGTGCCTATGGACTGTATGACGTTAAAAACCACATAGCCTTCAGTGGCGGAGTTCGAGCCCAAGTGCATGCTCCCAACACTATGCCAAGTCCGGCTGATCATGGCTTCGATGTTCCACCTGGGTATTCTACCTCCGTAGGTCTCAAAGCCGTACTGCATGCTAGACTTCCAAATCCACATGGCAACTGTACTTACAACCACTTAGAAGGGGACCGTTCCTACAGGAACACGATCTTCAGCTGCCTTCAGCTGTGCAAACAAAGGATTTTGGTTCATTGGTGTGGGTGCAAAACGGCTGCATTGCCAATGTATAAAGAAACGGATCCGAAGAAGCAGAATTTGCCTTTTTGTGGTGCTATTAAAAACTGGCGCAACACTGAAGCGTACCTGAACAAATCGCGAGTGGACATTGATACACTGAAGTGCGAAGAGGATTTGCTGAACAACCTCAACAATGACAGAAGCTATGAGAACAAATGCAACTGCTTTCAACCTTGTGATGAAACCTCATATCAAAAGTCTATATCCCTCTCGTACTGGCCTCTGGAATTCTATCAGTTGGACGCTTTGCGAAATTTATACCAAAACAACACAATAACCTCGAGTCTCATAAAAGAAGTAAGAGAAAAAATGGACAATCTACAATCACGGTTTGACCAATACTTGCTTGAAAACAGAAGAGAAGAATACAACCAGACTGACCTGGATACGTTAATAAGAGCATCCACAGTTGTTAGGCAAAATTTGATCCGATTGAATATCTACCTAGAGGACCTGAGTGTTGTGGAATTCAAGCAAATGCCCGCGTATGAGCTGGCAGATTTATTCGCGGATATAGGAGGAACACTTGGACTTTGGATGGGCATTTCTGTGCTGACCATTATGGAGCTAGTGGAGCTTTTGATACGAGTCACCATGCTGCTGTTTGACTCGGAATCCTCCACAGTGAACAGTAGCCTGGACGTAGGCGACACCAAGGAGTCACAGAGCATGCTTAACATAAACCACGACAACAGCATATCAAACAAATACAACCATTTCCAGTATGATAAACCCTTCTTCCACCAACCAATTGCAAGAACTGCAGAGTCTCCTATTTAG